One Tomitella gaofuii DNA segment encodes these proteins:
- a CDS encoding flavin-containing monooxygenase has product MGNVDTPGGADRPQYEAVIVGAGFGGMGAAIALQRLGIDDVLILEREDDLGGTWHVNHYPGLAVDIASVTYSFSFEPNPYWSRLFAPGAELKQYAEHVAGKYDLRRRMRFGQVVEGARWNEDGRFWSVAIRGGHAVTARYLLTATGFLSQPQMPAIDGIDEFAGTVLHTTAWDDEADMRGRRVGIIGTGATAVQLIPELAEAASALTVYQRTPIWVVPKVDFPIPRPVQRLFARVPLTQKAARLANTAVLEAMMVSAVLHYRQSRFLNAGAALLAKGHLRRQVRDRNLRRKLTPAYDFGCKRPTFSNHYFRAFTRPNVELETDSIARIDAGGIVTADGRRTDIDTLVLATGFNLWDVNFPAIEVIGRGGRNLGAWWRDNRFQAYEGVSVPRFPNFLTLSSPYSYSGLSYFTTIEAQMKHLTRLFQGMRAAGADTFEVTESANTAFLDRVTDLLGDSVFYRGACEGSRSYYFNQHGEAAILRPTSTANALWEAGRFPLADYAFSASPVPASS; this is encoded by the coding sequence ATGGGAAACGTGGACACGCCGGGCGGGGCGGACCGGCCGCAGTACGAGGCCGTCATCGTCGGCGCCGGTTTCGGGGGCATGGGCGCGGCGATCGCGCTGCAGCGTCTCGGCATCGACGACGTGCTCATCCTCGAGCGCGAGGATGACCTGGGCGGCACCTGGCACGTCAACCACTACCCGGGCCTGGCGGTGGACATCGCTTCGGTCACCTACTCGTTCTCGTTCGAGCCCAACCCGTACTGGTCACGCCTGTTCGCGCCCGGCGCGGAGCTCAAGCAGTACGCCGAGCACGTGGCCGGCAAGTACGACCTGCGCCGGCGGATGCGTTTTGGCCAGGTCGTCGAAGGCGCACGGTGGAACGAGGACGGCCGCTTCTGGTCGGTGGCGATCCGCGGTGGGCACGCCGTCACCGCGCGCTACCTGCTCACCGCCACCGGGTTCCTCTCGCAGCCGCAGATGCCCGCCATCGACGGCATCGACGAGTTCGCCGGCACCGTGCTGCACACCACCGCGTGGGACGACGAGGCGGACATGCGCGGCCGTCGCGTCGGGATCATCGGGACCGGCGCCACCGCCGTGCAGCTGATCCCCGAGCTCGCCGAAGCCGCATCCGCGCTCACCGTCTACCAGCGCACGCCCATCTGGGTGGTGCCCAAGGTCGATTTCCCCATCCCGCGCCCAGTACAGCGCCTGTTCGCGCGTGTGCCGCTGACGCAGAAGGCTGCGCGGCTGGCCAACACCGCGGTGCTCGAGGCGATGATGGTCAGCGCGGTGCTGCACTACCGGCAGAGCCGCTTCCTCAACGCCGGGGCGGCCTTGCTGGCCAAGGGACACCTGCGCCGCCAGGTGCGTGACAGGAACCTGCGCCGCAAGCTCACGCCCGCCTACGACTTCGGGTGCAAGCGGCCGACGTTCTCCAACCACTACTTCCGCGCGTTCACCCGCCCGAACGTGGAGTTGGAGACAGACTCGATCGCGCGCATCGACGCCGGCGGCATCGTCACCGCGGACGGGCGCCGCACCGATATCGACACCCTCGTGCTGGCCACCGGGTTCAACCTGTGGGACGTGAACTTCCCCGCCATCGAGGTGATCGGACGCGGCGGCAGGAACCTGGGCGCCTGGTGGCGGGACAACCGGTTCCAGGCGTACGAGGGCGTGTCGGTGCCGCGGTTCCCCAACTTCCTCACGCTCTCCAGCCCGTACTCGTACAGCGGCCTGTCGTACTTCACCACCATCGAGGCGCAGATGAAGCACCTCACCCGCCTGTTCCAGGGCATGCGGGCGGCGGGGGCGGACACCTTCGAGGTGACCGAGAGCGCCAACACCGCGTTCCTGGACCGGGTCACCGACCTGCTCGGCGATTCGGTGTTCTACCGCGGCGCCTGCGAGGGCTCGCGCAGCTACTACTTCAACCAGCATGGCGAGGCGGCGATCCTGCGGCCCACCTCGACGGCGAACGCACTGTGGGAAGCGGGCAGGTTTCCGTTGGCGGACTACGCGTTCAGCGCGTCGCCGGTGCCGGCCTCGTCGTGA
- a CDS encoding GbsR/MarR family transcriptional regulator, whose amino-acid sequence MPDGRAAAEPAARLEDAAAEFVERFASSMTTSGLPRMASRVFATLMAAPSRGLTAAQLKDALGVSAGAVSGAVRWLAQVGFITRGTVSGTRQDLYIAESDSFVNLMLQDMRALRAWRNDLRDGVAALGADSPAGRRMAEALEFFEFLEGELPGILERWRALRRRRGGAGQDRSGHDEAGTGDALNA is encoded by the coding sequence ATGCCGGATGGACGTGCCGCAGCGGAACCCGCGGCCCGCCTGGAGGACGCGGCGGCCGAGTTCGTCGAGCGCTTCGCCTCGTCGATGACCACCTCCGGGCTGCCGCGGATGGCGTCGCGGGTCTTCGCCACGCTGATGGCGGCACCGTCACGGGGCCTGACGGCGGCGCAACTCAAGGACGCGTTGGGCGTGAGCGCGGGCGCGGTCTCCGGCGCGGTCCGCTGGCTGGCGCAGGTCGGCTTCATCACCCGCGGCACCGTCAGCGGCACCCGGCAGGACCTCTACATCGCCGAGTCGGACTCGTTCGTCAACCTGATGCTCCAGGACATGCGCGCGCTGCGGGCGTGGCGGAACGACCTGCGCGACGGCGTCGCGGCGCTCGGCGCGGACTCGCCGGCCGGGCGGCGCATGGCGGAGGCCCTGGAGTTCTTCGAGTTCCTCGAGGGCGAGCTGCCCGGCATACTCGAACGGTGGCGGGCGCTGCGACGGCGCCGCGGGGGCGCGGGCCAGGACAGGTCAGGTCACGACGAGGCCGGCACCGGCGACGCGCTGAACGCGTAG
- a CDS encoding ABC transporter ATP-binding protein — MDAVIEARGLRKTFGAVRALDGLELRVRRGEVHGFLGPNGAGKSTTIRVLLGLLRADPGGTVRLLGGDPWADATALHRRLAYVPGDVALWPNLSGGEVIDLLGRLRGGVDPARRAELLERFDLDPRKKARTYSKGNRQKVALVAALAADVELLVLDEPTSGLDPLMEEVFQDCIREARAAGRTVLLSSHILAEVESLCDTVSIIRAGRTVESGTLADLRHLTRTTVTVETARPLDALAGHPAVMGFKTDGPRASFEVESDRLDAVMRTVAEGGIRSLVSHPPTLEELFLRHYNDRPGDQPEIQADGRSAGAGRAPADSAVRS; from the coding sequence ATGGACGCGGTGATCGAAGCCCGGGGGCTCCGCAAGACGTTCGGAGCGGTCCGGGCCCTGGACGGGCTGGAACTACGGGTGCGGCGGGGGGAGGTGCACGGTTTCCTCGGGCCCAACGGCGCCGGGAAGTCCACCACCATCCGGGTTCTGCTGGGACTGTTGCGCGCGGACCCCGGCGGCACCGTCCGCCTGCTGGGCGGCGACCCGTGGGCGGACGCGACCGCACTGCACCGGCGGCTCGCATACGTGCCGGGGGATGTGGCCCTGTGGCCCAACCTCAGCGGCGGCGAGGTCATCGACCTGCTCGGGCGGCTGCGCGGCGGGGTGGACCCGGCCCGGCGCGCGGAGCTGCTGGAGCGGTTCGACCTGGACCCGCGCAAGAAGGCCCGCACCTACTCCAAGGGAAACCGGCAGAAGGTGGCGCTGGTGGCGGCGCTGGCCGCGGACGTGGAGCTGCTCGTCCTCGACGAGCCCACCTCCGGCCTGGACCCCCTGATGGAGGAGGTGTTCCAGGACTGCATCCGCGAGGCCCGTGCGGCCGGGCGCACCGTGCTGTTGTCCAGCCACATCCTCGCCGAGGTGGAGTCGCTGTGCGACACAGTGAGCATCATCCGGGCCGGCCGCACCGTGGAGAGCGGCACGCTCGCAGACCTGCGGCACCTGACCCGCACGACGGTGACGGTGGAGACCGCGCGCCCGCTCGACGCGCTGGCGGGGCATCCGGCGGTGATGGGCTTCAAGACGGACGGGCCGCGCGCGTCGTTCGAGGTGGAATCGGACCGGCTCGACGCGGTGATGCGCACCGTCGCCGAGGGCGGCATCCGCTCGCTGGTCAGCCACCCGCCCACGCTGGAGGAGCTGTTCCTGCGCCACTACAACGATCGGCCCGGCGATCAGCCCGAAATTCAGGCGGACGGCCGGTCGGCGGGAGCCGGTCGGGCACCGGCGGACAGCGCGGTGCGGTCATGA
- a CDS encoding ABC transporter permease: protein MSAAPAAGLPRMPAGTRAARPGGGAIASATAGVAALIRPHLRRDRIRLGVWIAGLIAVTGASANAVQGVYGDAAERAAYASTMDSSPATIAMSGPPVALETTGGITVFETNAVALVGVALMAVFLTVRYTRGEEETGRTELLLAGVLGPRAPLTAAGLLVAAASILVGAGVAVAFLALGLSAAGSVLFGAEVAVTGMVFTALSLVCAQVLAHARAAAGLGAGLVGAAFAVRAVGDVGGGTLSWISPIGWAQAAHPFGGDRWWPLGLPLLLAVAAAGVAWRLDGIRDVGGSLVAPRLGPASAPRGLASVPAWAFRMQRASIAGWAAGMVLAGAALGSVGSQVADMVRGNEQMEKVFGGAEGIVDQYFAMVALLLGLLAAGFAASTVLRLRGEETSGRAEALLVAGASRRRWMGGWLAVTSVAAVGLTACGAVGAASADALATGDAAQLPRIFGAMLVPLASIAVVIGLAAALVGFAPRAQYATWAVVAWAFIAGWFGDLLGLPGWAVDLSPFSWVAQAPAEPMGWGAWLLTLAVGTALAAAGVEGLRRRDLQAQ from the coding sequence ATGAGCGCCGCACCCGCCGCCGGCCTGCCGCGGATGCCCGCAGGGACGCGCGCCGCCCGCCCCGGCGGGGGAGCCATCGCCTCGGCCACGGCCGGCGTCGCCGCGCTGATCCGGCCGCACCTGCGGCGCGACCGCATCCGGCTGGGCGTGTGGATCGCCGGGCTCATCGCGGTGACCGGCGCGTCGGCCAACGCGGTCCAGGGCGTCTACGGGGACGCCGCCGAGCGCGCCGCCTACGCCTCGACCATGGACTCCAGCCCCGCCACGATCGCGATGAGCGGCCCGCCCGTCGCGCTCGAGACAACGGGCGGCATCACGGTGTTCGAGACCAACGCGGTGGCGCTCGTCGGCGTCGCGCTCATGGCCGTGTTCCTCACAGTGCGCTACACGCGCGGCGAGGAGGAGACGGGCCGCACGGAACTGCTGCTGGCCGGGGTGCTGGGGCCGCGGGCGCCGCTGACGGCGGCCGGCCTGCTGGTGGCGGCGGCGTCGATACTGGTGGGGGCCGGTGTGGCCGTGGCGTTCCTGGCGCTGGGGCTTTCGGCCGCCGGCTCAGTGCTGTTCGGTGCAGAGGTGGCCGTCACCGGCATGGTGTTCACGGCGCTGTCGCTGGTGTGCGCACAAGTACTCGCACACGCCCGCGCCGCGGCGGGGCTGGGCGCGGGGCTCGTGGGGGCGGCGTTCGCCGTGCGCGCGGTCGGCGACGTCGGCGGCGGCACGCTGTCATGGATCTCGCCCATCGGGTGGGCGCAAGCCGCCCACCCGTTCGGCGGCGACCGCTGGTGGCCCCTGGGCCTCCCGCTGCTGCTCGCGGTGGCGGCGGCGGGCGTGGCCTGGCGCCTGGACGGCATCCGCGACGTCGGCGGATCCCTCGTCGCCCCGCGCCTGGGACCGGCGTCCGCGCCGCGGGGCCTGGCGAGCGTGCCGGCGTGGGCCTTCCGGATGCAGCGGGCGTCGATCGCAGGCTGGGCGGCTGGCATGGTGCTGGCGGGCGCGGCACTGGGGTCGGTGGGCAGCCAGGTCGCGGACATGGTGCGTGGCAACGAGCAGATGGAGAAGGTGTTCGGCGGCGCGGAAGGGATCGTCGACCAGTACTTCGCCATGGTGGCCCTGCTGCTGGGGCTGCTGGCGGCGGGCTTCGCGGCGTCGACGGTACTGCGCCTGCGCGGCGAGGAGACGTCCGGGCGGGCGGAGGCGCTGCTGGTGGCGGGGGCGTCGCGGCGGCGTTGGATGGGCGGCTGGCTCGCGGTGACGTCCGTCGCCGCGGTGGGGCTGACGGCGTGCGGCGCGGTCGGCGCCGCGTCCGCCGACGCACTGGCCACCGGCGACGCGGCGCAGCTGCCGCGGATCTTCGGCGCGATGCTCGTGCCGCTCGCCTCCATCGCGGTGGTCATCGGTCTCGCCGCCGCGCTCGTGGGATTCGCGCCGCGGGCCCAGTACGCCACGTGGGCCGTGGTGGCCTGGGCGTTCATCGCCGGCTGGTTCGGCGACCTGCTGGGCCTGCCGGGCTGGGCCGTCGATCTGTCGCCGTTCTCGTGGGTGGCGCAGGCGCCCGCCGAGCCGATGGGGTGGGGCGCGTGGCTGCTCACTCTCGCCGTCGGCACTGCACTCGCGGCCGCCGGCGTCGAGGGGCTGCGCCGGCGGGACCTGCAGGCGCAGTGA